A stretch of the Porifericola rhodea genome encodes the following:
- a CDS encoding ABC transporter ATP-binding protein yields MNKEKTSSGDIIDLDVLRRIFQFVKPYKFRFYSLVALTILVAFLAPALPFLVQKAIDGYILAGDYQGLVYMTIALVSLLVVQGVVQYLHTFLSGWLGQHVIKDIRIKLYQHLLNLRLKYFDNTPIGRLVTRNVSDIETLSDIFSQGVAAIIGDFLQIIVILSVMLYIDWELTLVSLSTLPLLILSTYVFKEKIKVAFNDVRNAVSNLNSFVQEHITGMSIVQIFGSEKLESDRFKEINEEHKQAHLKSVMYYSIYYPVAEVIQATGIGLLVWYGARGVLNDDVTIGILIAFIMYINMFFRPIRQIADRFNTLQLGIVSSSRILKILDSNEHIPNNGTHAPDHINGEVVFNNVWFAYNERDYVLKDINFDVKPGETLALVGATGAGKSSVINLLNRFYDIKRGDILIDGVEIKEYDLNILRHHIGVVLQDVFLFSDTIEKNITLGNPDISREKVIEAAELVGARKFIERLPGGFDYNVMERGATLSVGQRQLISFVRAMVYNPKIIVLDEATSSVDTETEELIQEAVAKLMKGRTSIVIAHRLSTIQSADQIIVLDHGEIKEKGTHQELLDLKGYYAQLHQMQYKEVV; encoded by the coding sequence AAAGCGATAGATGGCTATATACTTGCCGGTGATTATCAGGGGCTGGTGTATATGACTATAGCTCTGGTATCGCTCTTAGTAGTACAGGGTGTAGTGCAGTATTTGCATACCTTTTTATCTGGCTGGTTAGGTCAGCATGTAATTAAAGATATACGTATTAAGCTCTATCAGCATCTGCTTAACCTCAGACTCAAATATTTTGACAATACACCCATTGGTAGGCTGGTTACCCGAAACGTATCTGACATTGAAACCCTATCCGATATTTTTAGCCAGGGTGTGGCAGCTATTATTGGCGACTTCTTACAAATTATTGTCATACTTAGCGTCATGCTCTACATAGATTGGGAGCTTACTTTAGTGAGTTTGTCTACGCTTCCTCTGCTCATTTTAAGCACTTATGTATTCAAAGAAAAAATAAAGGTAGCTTTTAACGATGTGCGAAATGCTGTATCTAACCTTAACTCTTTTGTACAGGAACATATTACCGGCATGAGCATCGTACAAATATTTGGTAGCGAGAAGCTTGAGTCTGACCGGTTTAAAGAAATTAATGAAGAACATAAACAGGCACACCTTAAGTCTGTAATGTACTACTCTATTTACTACCCTGTGGCTGAAGTCATACAGGCTACTGGCATTGGTCTATTGGTATGGTACGGGGCGCGCGGCGTACTTAATGATGACGTAACTATTGGTATTTTGATAGCCTTTATTATGTACATCAATATGTTTTTCCGCCCGATTCGGCAAATAGCTGACCGCTTCAACACCCTTCAGCTAGGTATCGTAAGTTCTTCCCGGATTCTTAAAATTCTGGATAGCAATGAGCATATCCCTAATAATGGAACTCATGCTCCTGACCATATTAATGGTGAGGTGGTCTTTAACAACGTCTGGTTTGCCTACAACGAAAGGGACTATGTGCTCAAAGATATCAACTTTGATGTAAAGCCAGGCGAAACCCTGGCATTGGTAGGCGCTACCGGTGCCGGCAAATCTTCAGTGATCAACCTTCTGAATCGTTTTTATGATATTAAGCGCGGAGATATACTGATAGACGGTGTAGAAATTAAAGAATATGATCTGAACATTCTGAGGCATCATATCGGTGTAGTATTGCAGGATGTATTTCTGTTCTCCGATACGATAGAAAAAAATATTACCCTCGGAAACCCTGACATTAGCCGTGAAAAAGTAATTGAAGCCGCTGAACTGGTAGGGGCACGTAAATTTATTGAGCGCCTGCCCGGAGGATTTGATTATAATGTTATGGAAAGGGGCGCTACACTCTCTGTAGGCCAACGCCAACTGATTTCTTTTGTAAGAGCAATGGTTTATAACCCTAAAATTATTGTTCTGGATGAGGCAACTTCATCAGTAGATACTGAAACAGAAGAGCTGATACAGGAAGCGGTAGCCAAACTGATGAAGGGAAGAACCTCAATTGTTATTGCCCACCGTTTGTCTACGATACAGAGTGCCGATCAGATTATAGTTCTGGACCATGGCGAAATCAAAGAGAAAGGAACACATCAGGAGCTTTTAGATCTGAAAGGCTATTATGCTCAGCTCCACCAGATGCAATACAAGGAGGTAGTTTAA
- a CDS encoding NADP-dependent malic enzyme, with amino-acid sequence MEGKVQQFRSIKIRREDALNYHTQGQPGKIEVVPTKLLSSQIDLALAYSPGVAEPCKEIAADKENVYKYTAKGNLVGVISNGTAVLGLGDIGPEASKPVMEGKGVLFKKFAGIDVFDLEVDVTDPDAFVKVVKSLEPTFGGINLEDIKAPECFEIEERLKKEMNIPVIHDDQHGTAIITGAALLNALELVEKDISKVKLVVSGAGASAMACTRLFNMLGVKTENIVMCDINGVLKQGREDLDEIRSIFATKRDVNSLAEAMKGADVFLGLSAANIVSQDMIRSMADNPVVFALANPDPEINYDLAMASREDIVMATGRSDHPNQVNNVLGFPYIFRGALDVRATAINEEMKLAAVKALAKLAKEPTPEIVNKAYSSEKIIFGKDYLIPKPLDPRLITVISPAVAKAAMDSGVARTHITDWEQYHVELQQRIGIDQKLMSQVISKAKKQPKRVVFAEAEDQKILKAAQILQDEQIAIPILLGNEEKIHQLIADHKLELSACQIIDPAKADDEKIGDFGDLLYEKRKRKGMTRYEARRLMRSRNYYGTTMVKVGEADAFISGLTSDYPKTILPALRVIGVSNEVKRVAGMYIISNKKGTFFFADTTVNVNPSAEELVDIIGLTASAVNSFGITPRIASLSYSNFGSSKGDVPAKAAKAVTMARERWPDMIIEGDIQANTALNTEMQRELYPFSRLVDEGANTFIFPDLTSGNIAYKLLMEIGGAEAIGPILLGMNRPVHVLQQGSTIREIVNMVAIAVLDAQAFERIRI; translated from the coding sequence TTGGAAGGAAAAGTTCAACAATTCAGATCAATTAAGATAAGGCGAGAAGATGCCTTAAATTATCATACTCAAGGCCAACCCGGAAAAATAGAGGTCGTCCCTACCAAGCTATTAAGTTCTCAGATTGACCTTGCACTTGCATACTCTCCTGGGGTAGCTGAGCCCTGTAAAGAAATAGCTGCTGACAAAGAAAATGTCTATAAGTATACAGCCAAGGGTAATCTAGTGGGCGTAATTTCCAACGGTACCGCTGTATTGGGCCTTGGTGATATTGGACCGGAAGCCTCTAAACCAGTAATGGAAGGGAAGGGGGTACTCTTTAAAAAATTCGCAGGAATAGATGTTTTTGACCTTGAAGTTGACGTAACTGACCCAGATGCTTTTGTAAAAGTAGTTAAGTCATTAGAGCCGACTTTCGGTGGAATAAATCTGGAAGATATTAAAGCTCCGGAATGTTTTGAAATTGAAGAAAGGCTGAAAAAGGAGATGAATATCCCTGTGATCCACGATGATCAGCATGGCACAGCGATCATTACCGGAGCAGCATTGCTTAATGCGTTGGAACTGGTAGAGAAAGATATCTCGAAGGTAAAGCTGGTAGTTAGTGGTGCAGGAGCTTCTGCTATGGCCTGTACACGCCTTTTTAATATGCTGGGAGTAAAGACCGAGAATATTGTAATGTGCGATATTAACGGAGTGCTTAAACAAGGCAGAGAAGACCTGGACGAGATCAGGTCTATCTTTGCGACTAAGCGTGATGTTAACTCCCTGGCTGAAGCAATGAAAGGCGCGGATGTATTTTTAGGTTTGTCAGCAGCCAATATCGTTTCTCAGGATATGATTAGGTCTATGGCTGATAATCCGGTAGTTTTTGCACTGGCAAACCCAGATCCTGAAATCAATTATGATTTGGCAATGGCAAGTCGTGAGGATATTGTGATGGCTACAGGACGTTCTGATCATCCTAACCAGGTAAATAACGTATTAGGCTTTCCTTATATATTTAGAGGAGCTCTGGATGTGCGTGCTACAGCAATTAATGAAGAAATGAAGCTGGCCGCGGTAAAAGCACTGGCAAAGCTTGCTAAAGAACCTACTCCAGAGATTGTCAATAAAGCTTACAGCAGCGAAAAAATAATTTTTGGAAAAGATTACCTTATTCCCAAACCTTTAGATCCTCGTCTGATAACTGTCATTTCACCGGCAGTAGCCAAAGCAGCTATGGATAGCGGGGTAGCAAGAACACATATTACAGATTGGGAGCAATACCATGTAGAGTTGCAGCAGCGTATCGGTATAGATCAAAAGTTGATGTCGCAGGTGATTAGTAAAGCGAAAAAGCAGCCTAAAAGAGTTGTTTTTGCTGAAGCCGAAGATCAGAAGATTCTAAAAGCTGCCCAGATACTTCAGGATGAGCAGATAGCCATACCTATACTTTTAGGAAATGAAGAAAAAATTCATCAACTGATAGCAGACCACAAATTGGAACTCTCTGCCTGTCAGATAATAGACCCGGCAAAGGCAGACGACGAAAAGATAGGTGACTTTGGAGATCTGCTCTACGAAAAAAGAAAGCGTAAGGGAATGACACGCTATGAGGCTCGCCGCCTGATGCGTTCTCGTAACTATTACGGCACCACTATGGTAAAGGTAGGAGAGGCTGATGCGTTTATTTCTGGTCTTACCAGCGACTACCCTAAAACTATACTACCGGCTCTGAGAGTAATTGGAGTTAGTAATGAGGTGAAACGTGTGGCTGGGATGTATATTATCTCTAACAAAAAGGGAACATTCTTCTTTGCAGATACTACAGTAAATGTAAACCCTAGTGCTGAAGAGTTAGTAGATATAATTGGTCTCACAGCATCTGCGGTCAATTCTTTTGGCATTACTCCTCGTATCGCTTCCTTATCATACTCTAACTTTGGCTCCAGCAAGGGAGATGTGCCTGCTAAAGCAGCTAAAGCGGTAACTATGGCGCGCGAACGCTGGCCTGACATGATTATAGAAGGTGATATACAGGCAAATACAGCTCTAAATACCGAAATGCAGCGAGAGCTGTACCCCTTCAGCCGTTTGGTAGATGAAGGAGCAAACACCTTTATCTTTCCTGACCTGACCTCTGGTAACATAGCTTATAAGCTACTGATGGAGATTGGTGGAGCTGAAGCTATTGGGCCTATACTCCTGGGTATGAACCGCCCCGTACATGTGTTGCAGCAAGGAAGTACCATTAGAGAGATTGTTAATATGGTAGCTATTGCGGTATTAGACGCTCAGGCTTTTGAAAGAATCAGAATATAA
- a CDS encoding DUF4837 family protein: MNIEKLSLYIPSILIIGLIGLFGACSEGGSSSTDTLPTARGAAGEVVLVMDSALWHGDLGDELRQTFLKAMPGLPQPEPYFSVRYVDPFKLNKVLKNAKNMLFVATLDNESMAGKKMKSYFTQSSVSRIEEDPNLFQFSKKNQFAKGQEVLFLFGTSEDALIDNLKNNREEVRNHFHEVEINRLRQNLYKANERKTVNRYLLEEYEFYLKVPYGYEQVPRKDADNFVWIRNLGDEVDKSIIVAYKDYTSEEAFKPESIMEFREQIAKQYLADDSTTHMTVQSLAPIEHDTVNFNGKYAIETRGLWKLTNNSMGGPFLSYTFVDEDSGRLYYIEGFVYSPSKQKRPFIREIEAILNTFKTASEINQKQATS; this comes from the coding sequence GTGAACATAGAGAAACTTTCCTTATACATTCCATCAATATTAATTATTGGTCTGATAGGGCTGTTTGGGGCTTGTAGCGAAGGAGGTAGTTCATCTACTGATACTTTACCTACGGCCCGTGGAGCTGCCGGAGAAGTAGTACTCGTTATGGACTCTGCTTTATGGCATGGAGATCTGGGAGATGAACTGCGTCAAACTTTTCTTAAAGCCATGCCTGGCCTACCTCAACCCGAACCTTATTTTTCTGTGAGGTACGTAGATCCCTTTAAACTAAACAAGGTACTGAAGAATGCTAAAAATATGCTTTTTGTAGCCACTCTTGATAACGAAAGTATGGCTGGAAAAAAGATGAAAAGCTATTTTACGCAATCCTCAGTCTCAAGAATAGAAGAAGATCCAAACCTGTTTCAGTTTAGTAAAAAAAACCAGTTTGCTAAAGGTCAGGAGGTACTTTTCCTGTTTGGTACATCAGAAGATGCGCTTATTGATAATTTAAAGAACAACCGGGAAGAGGTCAGAAATCACTTTCATGAAGTTGAGATTAATCGTTTAAGACAAAACCTTTATAAAGCCAACGAAAGAAAAACAGTCAACCGTTACTTGTTAGAGGAGTATGAATTTTACCTGAAAGTACCCTATGGTTATGAGCAGGTACCTAGAAAAGATGCTGACAATTTCGTGTGGATTAGAAATCTAGGAGATGAAGTTGATAAAAGTATCATTGTAGCTTACAAAGACTATACTTCAGAAGAGGCTTTTAAACCTGAGAGCATTATGGAGTTTAGAGAGCAGATTGCAAAACAGTATCTGGCTGATGATAGTACTACTCATATGACTGTACAATCTTTGGCTCCTATAGAGCATGATACAGTCAACTTTAATGGCAAGTATGCTATAGAAACCCGAGGCTTATGGAAACTAACTAACAACTCTATGGGTGGACCATTCCTCAGCTACACTTTTGTAGATGAAGATAGTGGCAGACTTTATTACATAGAAGGCTTTGTTTATAGCCCCAGTAAACAGAAGAGACCGTTCATAAGAGAGATAGAGGCCATCCTCAATACCTTTAAAACAGCCTCTGAAATAAATCAGAAACAGGCCACGAGTTAA
- a CDS encoding lytic transglycosylase domain-containing protein, whose translation MLKILGALVICLCAVGSVPSYAVFSHDAPTDSVITNLYEPKYDYEYIPDAPYDLVEDRIACLEKDMPLVFNSRVKSFVDYFTIRNRDYTRMVVRRTELYFPLFEKYLKKYGIPEELKYLSIVESGLNPEAKSRVGAMGLWQFMPSTGRMYGLDQDWYVDERMNPEKSTEAACKYLKQLYNMFDDWELALAAYNTGPGNVRKAIRRSGYKRDFWSIYNYLPRETRSYVPQFVAVLYTLNYLDEHNLREELPEYPMETDTLWVSQFVSLKALAEQINVCEEDLTRLNPELKRKAVPENAKNYPLLIPADKYDFIAANTAAILDSSGTKELQDQMILVAQKQAGNTYNREKVYYRVRSGDVLGVIAERHGVRLSDLRSWNNIRGSRIYAGQKLAIWVKPSASQLASSGGSRPVPNSKIHLVQPGDSLWEISKRYQGLSVAKIKELNNLTSNNIKPGQKLIIGR comes from the coding sequence ATGTTAAAAATTTTGGGTGCTCTGGTAATTTGTCTTTGTGCGGTGGGGAGTGTGCCTTCCTATGCAGTATTTTCTCACGATGCTCCTACAGACTCTGTGATAACAAATCTATATGAGCCAAAATATGATTACGAATATATTCCTGATGCACCTTATGATTTGGTAGAAGACAGAATCGCCTGTCTTGAGAAAGATATGCCGCTGGTTTTTAACAGTAGAGTAAAATCTTTTGTAGACTACTTCACTATCAGAAATCGGGACTACACACGTATGGTCGTTCGCCGTACCGAGCTTTATTTTCCTCTCTTCGAGAAATATCTTAAAAAATACGGAATCCCTGAAGAATTGAAGTACCTCTCTATTGTTGAGTCAGGTCTTAACCCTGAAGCTAAGTCAAGAGTAGGAGCAATGGGACTTTGGCAATTTATGCCCAGCACAGGACGTATGTACGGTCTGGATCAGGACTGGTACGTGGATGAGCGTATGAATCCTGAAAAATCTACTGAAGCAGCCTGCAAATATCTTAAGCAGCTTTACAATATGTTTGATGACTGGGAGCTGGCGCTTGCTGCATACAATACCGGGCCAGGCAATGTTCGTAAAGCAATACGTCGTTCAGGTTATAAAAGAGATTTCTGGTCAATTTACAATTATCTACCACGTGAGACCAGGAGCTATGTGCCTCAGTTTGTAGCTGTTTTGTATACTTTAAACTATCTGGATGAGCATAACTTAAGAGAAGAATTACCTGAATACCCTATGGAAACAGATACACTCTGGGTAAGTCAGTTTGTAAGTCTTAAAGCCCTGGCTGAGCAGATTAATGTATGCGAAGAAGATCTAACTCGCTTAAACCCTGAACTAAAAAGAAAGGCTGTTCCTGAAAATGCGAAGAACTATCCTTTGCTCATACCAGCAGACAAGTATGATTTTATAGCAGCCAATACCGCAGCCATATTAGATTCTTCAGGTACCAAAGAATTGCAGGATCAGATGATTTTGGTAGCTCAGAAGCAAGCCGGTAATACTTATAATCGTGAGAAGGTATATTACCGTGTTCGTAGTGGAGATGTTTTGGGTGTAATTGCAGAGCGCCATGGTGTGCGCCTGTCAGATTTACGCTCTTGGAACAATATCCGTGGAAGCCGTATTTATGCCGGACAGAAGTTAGCGATTTGGGTAAAGCCTAGTGCCAGTCAGTTAGCCTCTTCAGGAGGTAGTCGTCCTGTACCTAACAGCAAAATCCACCTTGTGCAACCTGGAGACTCACTTTGGGAGATTTCTAAGCGTTATCAAGGTTTGAGTGTGGCTAAGATTAAAGAGCTCAACAACCTGACGAGCAACAATATTAAGCCGGGACAAAAGCTGATCATCGGGCGATAG